The sequence below is a genomic window from Desulfomicrobium macestii.
ACCACGAACGCCCCATACTGCACATAGAAAGGTCCCACATACTGAATGCGCTGTCCGGCAATGGTCTGCAAACTGACCCGCGCCGTGCCCGGGCCGACAACTCCCAGAACGCTCGCCGCCGCATATGACAGATCGATGATGCGATTGCCCACGAACGGGCCGCGGTCGTTAACCCGCACCTCGGTCGTGCGCCCGTTGTCCAGATTCCTGACCACCAGACGCGTGTGCATGGGCAGGATGCGATGCGCGGCCGTCATCTGATACATATCATAGCGCTCGCCGTTGGCCGTCTTCTTGCCGTGAAAATCCGAACCATACCAGGAGGCGACCCCCGTTTCGGAGTACCCTTCGGCGGAACCCAGCGGATAATAGGTCTGCCCGAGCACGGTGTAGGGCTTGTATGTTCCTCCCTTGCCGGCAGGCGCGGGAGGGGTCTTCTTCGATGGGGCCGGAGGAATGCTGATTCCGGGAACATACTTCGAGCC
It includes:
- a CDS encoding septal ring lytic transglycosylase RlpA family protein — protein: MIPDMFRGRGGCGWLAALLAIALLCAGLSGCGSKYVPGISIPPAPSKKTPPAPAGKGGTYKPYTVLGQTYYPLGSAEGYSETGVASWYGSDFHGKKTANGERYDMYQMTAAHRILPMHTRLVVRNLDNGRTTEVRVNDRGPFVGNRIIDLSYAAASVLGVVGPGTARVSLQTIAGQRIQYVGPFYVQYGAFVVEENARRLRSRLVSRGFAGTRIAKGELHGTTFWRVQVGAFSSLGEAESMRLRLTKESPGCFIIAD